Genomic DNA from Candidatus Eisenbacteria bacterium:
ACGAGAGAACCGTGACGATATCGAAGCCACAGAGTAACGAAGAAACTGGCATTGAACTCTATGATGACCCGTGTAGGCTGGATCGCGAGCTAGAAACATTATGCCGGAACTCGTCGCCAAGGCTTACGGATAGGGAACTCTTGGACATATTTCCCGAGGCAAAAGGCATTATCCCGGAGAAGATAAGAGAATGGGAGCAACAGCGCAACCAGATAATACGGAGGATACGAATTAAGTTAACGCTCAACAAATACTATATCAAAGGCGAGTTGGAGCAGTGTTTCTGGCGGGAATGGATAAAGGTTATGGACGGAAAGGAACTCCTCCGAGTCGAAGGACATATTGCGAGACTGAGAAGGCTTCTATCGGTTGACAAAGGTCGAATTCCCGAGGGACGAATAACGGAGGAAGACATAAAGAGAGCCTTAGCAGTTCCGATTGAGAG
This window encodes:
- a CDS encoding CHC2 zinc finger domain-containing protein produces the protein MDIFPEAKGIIPEKIREWEQQRNQIIRRIRIKLTLNKYYIKGELEQCFWREWIKVMDGKELLRVEGHIARLRRLLSVDKGRIPEGRITEEDIKRALAVPIESLLGRPFRKSGRALVTLCPLHDESHPSFYIYQDTNSCWCYGCNQGGDAITFVRLLRGYSFKEAVKYLTGE